The Parashewanella tropica genome window below encodes:
- the pstA gene encoding phosphate ABC transporter permease PstA — protein MGKWFKSGSPWIWMTGGAVSLSLIAVLGLLLLIAWRGLSFFWVGDVYQWQLKDQHGKKYTLIGEIYDREEVPTERLESAGHKFSTHPGETVTRYLIKTGNRERVSLDFRWILETDILSRTTPKDIVVLERTKNGNFYGFPVAVVEDGKEIKNGDLRAKLDQLIERAVELSDEAHSLQKGEIGRINYDLENLRLKSRKYELEGQLTDARKQEIADAREKLNLEYKELEKTFFKLRTKAGRDAVLIRDMTGEVLRLPMNTILDATYVNDMGFFAKLGHWFVGVGKFISSDPREANTEGGVFPAIFGTVFMVLLMAVIVTPFGVIAAIYLHEYAKKGPITRMIRIAVINLAGVPSIVYGVFGLGFFVYMVGGSIDQLFYPEALPSPTFGSPGVIWSAITLAILTLPVVIVSTEEGLSRIPSSVRQGSLALGATKAETLWRIVIPMASPAIMTGLILAVARAAGEVAPLMLVGVVKLAPTLPIDMNFPFVHLERKFMHLGFHIYDVGFQSPNVEAARPLVYATSFLLVSVIVALNLTAISVRNHLREKYRSLEH, from the coding sequence ATGGGTAAGTGGTTTAAATCTGGCTCTCCTTGGATTTGGATGACAGGTGGAGCGGTCAGCTTAAGCTTGATTGCAGTATTAGGGTTGTTGCTGCTGATTGCATGGCGTGGTTTAAGCTTCTTCTGGGTAGGTGATGTTTACCAGTGGCAGCTTAAAGATCAACATGGCAAAAAATACACTTTAATTGGTGAGATTTATGACCGTGAAGAAGTGCCGACTGAACGTTTAGAATCAGCAGGGCATAAATTCTCAACTCACCCTGGTGAAACGGTAACCCGTTATTTGATTAAAACTGGTAACCGTGAGCGCGTTAGCTTAGATTTCCGTTGGATTTTAGAAACGGACATTCTAAGCCGTACCACACCAAAAGATATCGTGGTGCTGGAACGTACCAAGAACGGTAATTTCTATGGTTTCCCAGTTGCTGTGGTTGAAGACGGTAAAGAAATTAAAAATGGTGATTTACGCGCTAAGTTAGATCAGCTTATTGAGCGTGCGGTTGAGTTATCAGATGAAGCTCACTCTCTTCAGAAAGGTGAAATTGGCCGTATTAATTATGACCTTGAAAACTTACGACTTAAGAGCCGTAAGTACGAGTTGGAAGGGCAGTTAACTGACGCCAGGAAGCAAGAAATTGCCGATGCTCGTGAAAAGCTAAACCTTGAATATAAAGAACTTGAAAAGACCTTCTTTAAGCTTCGCACTAAAGCTGGGCGAGATGCCGTATTGATCCGTGATATGACGGGTGAAGTCTTACGTCTACCAATGAATACCATTTTAGATGCGACATACGTTAATGATATGGGCTTCTTTGCTAAGTTGGGGCATTGGTTCGTGGGTGTTGGTAAATTCATCTCTAGCGATCCACGTGAAGCGAACACTGAAGGTGGTGTATTCCCAGCGATTTTCGGTACTGTTTTCATGGTATTGCTAATGGCGGTTATCGTAACGCCATTTGGTGTGATTGCTGCGATTTATCTACATGAATATGCGAAAAAAGGTCCAATTACTCGCATGATCCGCATTGCGGTGATTAACTTAGCGGGTGTTCCATCAATCGTTTATGGTGTGTTTGGTTTAGGTTTCTTCGTATACATGGTCGGTGGTTCTATTGACCAATTGTTCTACCCAGAAGCTTTACCGTCACCAACCTTTGGTTCTCCGGGTGTCATTTGGTCAGCGATTACCTTAGCAATTTTGACATTGCCAGTTGTGATTGTATCGACAGAGGAAGGCTTAAGCCGTATTCCTAGCTCGGTTCGTCAAGGTAGCTTAGCCCTTGGTGCGACTAAAGCCGAAACCTTATGGCGCATTGTGATCCCAATGGCAAGTCCTGCGATTATGACTGGTTTGATTTTAGCAGTAGCCCGTGCAGCAGGTGAAGTAGCGCCATTAATGTTGGTTGGTGTTGTGAAATTAGCGCCAACGTTGCCGATTGATATGAACTTCCCGTTTGTTCACTTAGAACGTAAGTTCATGCATCTTGGCTTCCATATTTATGATGTTGGTTTCCAAAGCCCGAACGTAGAAGCGGCACGTCCTTTGGTTTACGCAACCTCATTTTTACTTGTGAGTGTCATTGTTGCCCTAAACCTTACAGCCATTAGTGTTCGTAACCATTTACGTGAAAAATATCGTTCACTAGAGCACTAA
- a CDS encoding ABC transporter permease subunit, producing MESQVTPPDSKSLLLRGVTSRRTIKDKATQIGVSIGGTMVFVALLLIFFYLLYVIKPVFDSATMTQVNTIDEISDKGTSLMVGSDEQNEVVYRVTQSGEVQFYNAASGKQVLDFTPNLPAGVTVVSSSRSMPDQQMFALGLSNGEALLFSIKFGVSYPNNVRTITPEVSYPAGEAPLVVSESGEPIEHIAFAYNPSKISILFQNSEKQFVLKRFEGEENMITEEVEWVAEEAKLTDTPNHISKALITPYQRQLMLMSDDKVFVYDIRYMDETSLFQVINLERANAHVTDIQLLSGASSIMVSYDSGDVEQYFQVASDKGRLYQRIRGFDNIPPVSSMTTEFFRKSFVVGSPDGTLTLLYTTSHRELLSESFKIGKTQAMGFNPRSDGLVVEADGKLHLFKVDNPHPEVSWSALWEKVWYEGYPEPKFVWQSTSGSDDFEAKLSLMPLAFGTMKAAFYAMLFAVPLAIAGAIYTAYFMSSKIRGVVKPTIEIMEALPTVILGFLAGLWLAPLFEENLPGIVILLILLPTSVLASAFGWSKLPRKWKNRLPETYQELMLIPVICFVGWFSFAISPTIEIAFFGGDMRSYITNDLGIPFDQRNAMVVGIAMGFAVIPTIFSIAEDAIFSVPRHLSNGSLALGATQWQTLTRVVLLTASPGIFSAVMMGLGRAVGETMIVLMATGNTAIMDWSIFEGMRTLAANIAVEMPESAIGSSHYRVLFLAAFVLFVFTFFFNTIAEVVRQRLRDKYSSL from the coding sequence ATGGAAAGTCAGGTTACTCCACCTGATTCTAAGTCGCTGTTATTACGCGGCGTTACGAGTCGACGAACAATTAAAGATAAAGCAACACAAATCGGTGTATCTATTGGCGGTACTATGGTGTTTGTTGCTCTGTTACTTATCTTCTTCTATCTGCTGTATGTGATCAAACCTGTGTTTGATAGCGCTACCATGACTCAAGTGAATACCATCGATGAAATAAGCGATAAAGGCACAAGTTTGATGGTGGGTAGCGATGAGCAAAATGAAGTCGTTTATCGTGTTACCCAATCAGGGGAAGTACAATTTTATAATGCAGCTTCTGGCAAACAAGTTTTAGACTTTACGCCAAATTTACCAGCCGGAGTAACGGTAGTAAGTAGTAGTCGCTCAATGCCTGATCAGCAGATGTTTGCTTTAGGTTTAAGCAACGGTGAAGCGTTGTTATTTTCCATTAAATTTGGTGTTTCATACCCAAATAATGTTCGCACCATTACACCTGAAGTGTCATACCCAGCGGGTGAAGCACCACTTGTAGTGAGCGAGTCTGGAGAGCCTATTGAGCATATTGCATTTGCTTATAATCCAAGCAAAATTTCAATTTTGTTCCAAAATTCTGAAAAGCAATTTGTTCTAAAACGCTTCGAAGGTGAAGAAAACATGATCACCGAAGAAGTGGAGTGGGTAGCCGAAGAAGCTAAGCTCACTGATACTCCAAATCACATTTCTAAAGCATTAATCACTCCATACCAACGCCAGTTGATGCTAATGTCAGACGATAAAGTATTTGTCTATGATATTCGCTACATGGATGAAACCAGTTTATTCCAAGTGATTAATTTAGAACGTGCAAATGCTCATGTAACCGACATTCAGCTGTTGTCTGGTGCGAGTTCAATTATGGTGTCTTATGACTCTGGCGACGTTGAGCAATATTTCCAAGTTGCCAGTGACAAAGGGCGTTTGTATCAACGTATTCGTGGCTTTGATAACATTCCACCAGTATCAAGCATGACGACGGAATTTTTCCGTAAAAGCTTTGTTGTTGGCAGCCCAGATGGAACTTTAACGCTTTTATATACTACCAGTCATCGTGAGTTGCTGAGTGAATCATTCAAGATTGGTAAAACCCAAGCGATGGGCTTTAACCCTCGCTCAGACGGTTTAGTTGTTGAAGCTGACGGTAAATTACATTTATTCAAAGTGGATAATCCTCACCCAGAAGTGTCTTGGAGTGCGCTATGGGAAAAAGTTTGGTACGAAGGTTATCCAGAACCTAAATTTGTTTGGCAGTCGACGTCTGGCTCTGATGATTTCGAAGCTAAGTTAAGCTTGATGCCTCTTGCGTTCGGTACTATGAAAGCGGCATTTTACGCCATGTTGTTTGCTGTGCCGTTAGCTATTGCGGGTGCGATTTATACTGCATACTTCATGTCTTCAAAAATTCGTGGTGTGGTAAAACCAACCATTGAAATTATGGAAGCACTACCAACGGTTATTCTTGGTTTCTTAGCGGGTCTTTGGTTAGCGCCGTTGTTCGAGGAAAATTTGCCGGGAATTGTGATACTTCTTATTTTGCTTCCAACGTCGGTATTGGCCTCGGCATTTGGCTGGAGCAAGCTACCACGTAAGTGGAAAAACCGTTTACCAGAAACTTATCAAGAACTAATGCTGATCCCTGTGATTTGCTTTGTCGGTTGGTTCTCATTTGCTATCAGTCCGACAATCGAGATAGCTTTCTTTGGTGGTGACATGCGTTCGTACATCACTAATGACCTAGGTATTCCTTTTGACCAACGTAATGCCATGGTTGTTGGCATCGCAATGGGCTTCGCGGTTATTCCGACTATTTTCTCTATTGCTGAAGATGCGATTTTCTCTGTACCTCGTCACTTATCAAACGGCAGTTTGGCGTTGGGTGCAACGCAGTGGCAGACGTTAACTCGTGTTGTGCTACTTACGGCAAGTCCGGGTATTTTCTCAGCCGTAATGATGGGCTTAGGCCGAGCAGTAGGTGAAACCATGATTGTACTCATGGCAACAGGTAACACTGCAATTATGGATTGGAGCATCTTCGAAGGTATGCGTACCTTGGCGGCTAACATTGCGGTTGAAATGCCTGAGTCGGCGATTGGTAGTTCTCACTATCGAGTATTGTTCCTCGCTGCATTTGTTCTATTCGTATTTACTTTCTTCTTCAATACGATTGCAGAAGTGGTTAGACAGCGTTTACGCGATAAATATAGCTCGCTATAA
- a CDS encoding LysE family translocator produces MEHFFAIVLFAVSTSVTPGPNNLMIMTSAMNYGVKRSLPHFLGICMGFPIMVLGVGLGFEGLFKLFPILHEVIKLLGIIYLLYLAWRIANTPTSKLDVESGKPFSFLQAAVFQWLNPKALMMATGAIATYSSLSTGLFYQVCIIALVFFGSAFPCVGVWLLAGAKLKTWLKNERQQRLFNFLMAGLLVLSIVPVLGEFI; encoded by the coding sequence ATGGAACATTTTTTCGCAATTGTGTTGTTTGCTGTGTCAACGTCTGTGACGCCAGGCCCTAATAATTTGATGATCATGACTTCAGCCATGAATTATGGCGTTAAGCGAAGCTTGCCACACTTTTTGGGGATCTGTATGGGCTTTCCGATCATGGTGCTTGGTGTAGGCTTAGGGTTCGAGGGACTGTTTAAGCTATTTCCAATCTTGCATGAAGTCATCAAACTATTAGGTATCATTTATTTGCTCTATTTAGCTTGGAGGATTGCTAACACTCCGACAAGCAAACTCGATGTCGAATCAGGAAAGCCATTTTCATTCTTGCAAGCGGCAGTGTTTCAGTGGCTTAATCCCAAAGCTTTAATGATGGCAACTGGTGCTATTGCCACATACAGCAGCCTTTCAACTGGTTTATTTTATCAAGTTTGCATTATTGCATTGGTGTTCTTCGGCTCTGCATTTCCATGTGTAGGTGTTTGGCTTTTAGCGGGTGCCAAATTAAAAACATGGCTTAAAAACGAGCGTCAGCAACGTTTATTCAACTTTTTAATGGCAGGATTATTAGTGCTGTCTATCGTCCCTGTTCTCGGTGAATTCATTTAG
- a CDS encoding HAD family hydrolase yields MPNIALFDFDGTITDKDMFTPFLKYGATKKRKTIGNIIILPFYLLFKLGLLPSYIMRPIASFVAFKFRSQKEVEALGREYAKQVIPSRVMERAKKQLEWHKESGDVIVVVSASLDVYLKPWCDANGFQLLCSELDMQKGRCTGRYIQGDCSREKKAARVKQSYQLNQFECIYAYGDTSEDKELLKLADEAYLNWNKV; encoded by the coding sequence ATGCCTAATATAGCGTTATTTGATTTTGATGGCACGATTACCGATAAAGATATGTTTACTCCATTTTTGAAGTATGGAGCAACAAAGAAAAGAAAAACCATCGGTAACATTATCATTCTTCCTTTCTACTTGTTGTTTAAACTAGGGCTTTTACCGTCATATATTATGCGGCCTATTGCTAGCTTTGTTGCCTTTAAGTTTAGAAGCCAAAAAGAGGTTGAAGCGTTAGGACGAGAGTATGCGAAGCAAGTTATTCCTTCGCGAGTCATGGAACGTGCAAAGAAACAATTAGAGTGGCATAAAGAAAGTGGTGATGTCATCGTGGTGGTTTCTGCCTCTCTTGATGTGTATTTGAAACCTTGGTGTGATGCTAATGGTTTTCAATTGCTATGCAGCGAGCTCGATATGCAAAAAGGTAGATGCACTGGACGGTATATTCAAGGTGATTGTAGCCGAGAAAAAAAAGCGGCAAGGGTGAAACAGAGCTACCAGTTAAATCAATTTGAGTGTATTTATGCATACGGTGATACCTCAGAAGATAAAGAGCTTTTAAAGTTGGCTGATGAAGCTTACTTAAATTGGAATAAAGTGTAA
- a CDS encoding DMT family transporter — translation MANLLLLITAALWGFGFIAQILGMEHIQPYAFNGYRFLLGAISLLPLIYYFHKKNKLDLGDKKSLIIGSSLMGILLFIAASLQQVGLLYTTAANAGFITGLYVVFVPILGLVIKHKTGINTWLGCGLALVGLYFLSIKDGLTLGYGDTLQLIGAIFWTFHILVIDHFTKKNSALVLSLIQFFICGVLSLITSLFIETTTVDGLISATGAILYGGLASVGIAYTLQTVAQKKAHPAHAAIILSLEAVFAAIGGMWILNQMLTERELLGCSLMLAGMIISQVSLRSLLQARVKKTHA, via the coding sequence GTGGCCAATCTACTTTTGTTAATTACAGCAGCTTTATGGGGCTTTGGTTTTATTGCTCAAATATTAGGAATGGAGCATATTCAGCCTTACGCATTCAATGGCTATCGATTTTTATTAGGTGCGATAAGTTTGTTGCCTTTGATCTATTATTTTCATAAAAAAAACAAGCTAGATTTAGGTGACAAAAAGTCGCTCATTATTGGCTCAAGCTTAATGGGGATTTTGTTGTTTATTGCAGCATCATTGCAGCAAGTAGGTTTACTTTATACGACAGCGGCAAATGCTGGCTTTATAACAGGATTATACGTTGTATTTGTTCCTATCTTAGGGCTGGTTATAAAACATAAAACAGGCATAAACACATGGCTTGGTTGTGGTTTAGCCTTAGTGGGATTGTATTTTTTAAGCATAAAAGACGGGCTAACTTTAGGCTACGGCGATACTTTGCAATTAATCGGCGCCATATTCTGGACTTTTCATATTTTAGTTATTGATCACTTCACTAAAAAGAACTCTGCTTTAGTTTTATCACTGATACAGTTTTTTATCTGCGGGGTACTAAGCCTAATTACGTCTTTATTTATTGAAACGACAACAGTTGATGGCCTTATTTCTGCGACAGGAGCCATACTTTATGGTGGGTTAGCTTCTGTAGGTATTGCCTATACACTTCAAACTGTCGCTCAAAAAAAAGCGCACCCCGCTCATGCCGCAATTATTCTCAGTTTAGAAGCCGTTTTTGCGGCTATCGGTGGTATGTGGATATTGAATCAAATGCTCACAGAAAGAGAGTTGCTCGGCTGTAGCTTAATGCTAGCGGGTATGATCATTTCTCAAGTTTCATTGCGAAGTTTACTGCAAGCCAGAGTCAAAAAAACACATGCCTAA
- a CDS encoding DUF2797 domain-containing protein, with translation MFGTLLKMAVSLNEENTVQYHLRVGDERLHLNPVIGQKLTLTHTGKILCSNCGKRTKKSYSQGHCFVCTQKLASCDLCIMKPETCHFDQGTCREPDWAKTHCFVPHYVYLSNTSGLKVGITRHSQIPTRWIDQGATQGLPIFKVSTRQLSGLIEVELAKLVNDKTHWQAMLKGNAEDQNLSARANELIPQIEGRLHELCMENGDYEIERLNENIQPIHFPVTEFPTKVKSHNFDKTPEVSGTLIGIKGQYLIFDTGVINIRKFTSYEVEVSVDTPEQKPESEQLSLV, from the coding sequence ATGTTTGGAACCTTATTAAAAATGGCGGTATCTCTAAATGAAGAGAATACTGTCCAATATCATCTAAGAGTTGGCGATGAGCGACTCCATTTAAATCCTGTCATCGGACAAAAACTGACACTGACTCATACAGGAAAAATTCTTTGTAGTAATTGTGGAAAACGAACCAAAAAAAGTTATTCCCAAGGTCATTGTTTTGTTTGTACTCAAAAACTGGCGAGCTGTGACTTATGTATTATGAAGCCAGAAACTTGCCATTTTGATCAAGGCACCTGCCGTGAACCTGATTGGGCAAAAACTCATTGTTTTGTTCCTCACTATGTATACCTTTCTAATACTTCTGGGCTGAAGGTAGGCATTACACGCCATAGCCAAATTCCAACACGCTGGATAGATCAAGGAGCAACTCAAGGCTTACCGATTTTTAAAGTTTCAACTCGTCAGTTATCTGGCTTAATTGAAGTCGAATTGGCTAAATTGGTAAACGACAAAACCCATTGGCAAGCCATGCTTAAAGGTAATGCTGAAGATCAAAATCTAAGTGCCCGTGCAAATGAGTTGATCCCACAAATTGAAGGTCGCTTACATGAGCTATGCATGGAAAATGGTGACTATGAAATCGAGCGCTTAAATGAAAATATCCAGCCCATTCATTTCCCTGTTACTGAATTTCCCACAAAAGTGAAATCCCATAATTTTGATAAGACACCTGAAGTTTCTGGTACCTTGATAGGCATTAAAGGACAGTATTTGATATTTGATACTGGTGTTATCAATATCAGAAAGTTTACCTCTTATGAAGTTGAAGTCTCTGTTGATACTCCGGAGCAAAAACCTGAATCTGAGCAGTTGAGTTTAGTATGA
- a CDS encoding DUF1415 domain-containing protein has product MNDFHKELIAHTDNWVKRVIMKYNICPFARQEVERDTIRYLVIDETKIAKLADKLLEEYQYLDKHPEAETSLVILPNGFGDFNRYLEAVYLAEDLIEDLGYEGTYQIASFHPEYCFEGEDFDSPTNFTNRAPYPTLHIIREASIEKALENYNEPESIPERNMAFAERKGTEFFVELLKSCKKN; this is encoded by the coding sequence ATGAACGACTTTCATAAAGAGTTAATCGCTCACACTGACAATTGGGTCAAGCGTGTGATCATGAAGTACAATATTTGCCCGTTTGCTCGTCAAGAAGTTGAACGCGACACGATTCGTTATTTAGTCATTGATGAAACCAAAATTGCAAAACTGGCAGATAAGCTACTAGAAGAATATCAATACCTTGATAAACATCCTGAAGCTGAAACCAGCCTTGTGATTCTACCTAATGGTTTTGGGGACTTTAATCGCTACCTTGAAGCCGTCTACTTAGCCGAAGACTTAATTGAAGACTTAGGTTATGAAGGAACATACCAAATAGCCAGTTTTCATCCAGAGTATTGCTTTGAAGGTGAAGATTTCGATTCGCCAACGAATTTCACTAATAGAGCGCCTTACCCAACGTTACACATTATTCGAGAAGCGAGCATAGAAAAGGCCTTAGAAAACTATAATGAACCAGAGTCTATTCCTGAGCGAAATATGGCTTTTGCTGAAAGAAAAGGCACGGAGTTTTTTGTTGAACTACTAAAATCTTGTAAAAAGAATTAG
- a CDS encoding SGNH/GDSL hydrolase family protein — MNLLKRKIFISIFTAVFCLLGIQKIAVAQERQVDRLIILGDSLSDDGGNNSTLYLLKTMNGETGDAGIDHIQPWVRSWLSDRIPGYGWFCSWKLVPCRTVERGILSAAISILTVSKAVPVLPAKHYDNGRWSNGLLWPEYLSKKMGIPTSNKQRYINVSHAGGWTLCLTDKIIGIGDLFGDLTKVAKDMINGSLIPPCLDLIAKGVHYKYGDYRPNDLAVVFFGGNDYLNLYQDPQRVVNVQAEVIEQEIEHGARNIAWLNMPDISLTPRYISGGAKDKAAETKRLIDLNNQLQEDKYRELNRKYESKGVKLVLVDANAIFKGIMDNANSYGFKDIHDPCSRIPTPGIDDTNLEETNPSLRAANEMATPNGQICQHPEQYMFWDSVHPTTITHKIIADKACDILKENGFYCNNG, encoded by the coding sequence ATGAATTTACTCAAGCGCAAAATATTCATCTCTATTTTTACAGCTGTCTTTTGTTTATTAGGTATACAAAAGATAGCTGTTGCTCAAGAAAGACAAGTCGACCGACTGATCATCTTAGGGGATAGTTTATCCGATGATGGCGGTAACAATTCTACACTCTATCTATTAAAAACCATGAACGGAGAAACCGGTGATGCAGGGATAGATCACATTCAACCTTGGGTAAGATCTTGGTTGTCAGATCGTATTCCCGGTTATGGCTGGTTTTGTAGTTGGAAACTGGTACCTTGCAGAACGGTTGAGCGCGGTATTTTAAGTGCAGCAATTAGCATTTTAACCGTATCAAAAGCCGTACCAGTCCTTCCTGCAAAACATTACGACAACGGTCGTTGGAGTAATGGCTTACTTTGGCCTGAATACTTGTCGAAAAAAATGGGCATACCAACGAGTAACAAGCAAAGATATATTAATGTTTCTCATGCTGGTGGTTGGACTTTATGTCTAACAGATAAAATTATCGGTATTGGTGATTTATTTGGCGATTTAACTAAGGTCGCTAAGGATATGATCAATGGAAGTTTGATCCCGCCTTGTTTAGATTTAATCGCTAAAGGTGTCCATTATAAATATGGAGATTACAGACCCAATGATTTAGCCGTAGTGTTCTTTGGTGGTAATGATTACCTCAACCTGTATCAAGATCCACAACGTGTTGTAAATGTTCAGGCCGAGGTTATTGAACAGGAAATTGAACATGGTGCTAGAAATATCGCATGGTTAAATATGCCCGACATTTCACTTACCCCACGTTATATAAGTGGGGGTGCTAAAGATAAAGCGGCAGAAACTAAGCGCTTGATAGATTTAAACAACCAGCTTCAGGAAGATAAATATAGAGAGTTAAATCGGAAGTATGAAAGCAAAGGCGTTAAGCTTGTTTTAGTGGATGCTAATGCTATTTTTAAGGGCATTATGGATAATGCGAACAGCTATGGTTTCAAGGATATTCATGACCCTTGTTCAAGAATCCCGACACCAGGAATTGACGATACGAATTTAGAAGAAACCAACCCGAGTTTGCGTGCTGCAAATGAAATGGCAACACCTAACGGCCAGATATGCCAACACCCTGAACAGTATATGTTTTGGGATAGTGTTCATCCAACAACAATCACTCATAAAATAATTGCTGATAAGGCTTGTGATATTTTGAAAGAAAATGGATTTTATTGTAATAACGGATAG
- a CDS encoding ABC transporter permease, which yields MLQTSEPNTIRNTLLITAFDIQKLFLQRRGVVALSCFSLVWLFLLIYPIHGAVELLSSPNVKDFIIGLAQISQTEKLLNWQVPELTVYWIIALYLYPMFSIIITADQFASDKQRGTLRFLLLRTNRDSLFFGRFLAQVAIQGILIAISLLATIILAIYREADLLLPALSASLYIALALIINLLPYTALMALLSLHANSARQATLYAVLFWMITSFGLAIINYIVPQTEFLQFIKPGMQLSDMLNTQGIGVLSYSVIPLLQAAVLLVLGRTYMQRSAL from the coding sequence ATGCTTCAAACTTCCGAGCCCAATACCATAAGAAATACCTTATTAATTACTGCGTTTGATATTCAGAAATTATTTTTGCAACGCCGAGGCGTTGTTGCACTCAGTTGCTTTTCATTAGTCTGGCTGTTCCTATTAATTTATCCTATACATGGTGCTGTAGAGCTGTTATCAAGCCCAAACGTCAAAGACTTCATTATTGGTTTAGCTCAAATAAGCCAAACTGAAAAGCTACTAAATTGGCAAGTGCCTGAACTTACTGTCTATTGGATAATAGCACTGTATTTGTACCCAATGTTCAGTATCATTATTACCGCAGATCAATTTGCTTCAGATAAACAAAGAGGCACATTGCGGTTTTTATTATTAAGAACCAATCGTGACAGCCTGTTTTTCGGTCGATTTTTAGCACAAGTTGCAATACAAGGTATTTTGATTGCTATCTCTCTTTTGGCCACAATAATACTAGCAATCTACCGTGAAGCTGATTTATTACTACCAGCCCTTTCTGCAAGCTTATATATCGCACTAGCACTTATTATCAATTTATTACCTTACACAGCATTAATGGCTTTGTTGTCCTTACACGCCAATAGCGCTAGACAAGCGACTTTATATGCAGTGCTATTTTGGATGATTACCAGTTTTGGCTTAGCCATTATTAACTATATTGTCCCTCAAACTGAGTTCTTACAATTTATAAAGCCTGGAATGCAACTTTCTGACATGCTGAACACACAAGGTATAGGAGTACTATCATATTCAGTAATTCCTTTGTTACAAGCCGCTGTTTTATTAGTTTTGGGTAGAACTTACATGCAAAGGAGTGCACTATGA
- a CDS encoding ABC transporter ATP-binding protein: protein MSLITANSLSKHYGANKALNNVSFEIEHGLPTALVGPNGAGKTTLFKLICGFMAPTSGEIQILGQKPGSNPLIGKMSALPQDCLLDPNLSIAAQLTQFGQLQGLSLSQAKLEASRVLDVVELSDAIKEKPTALSHGMAKRVAIAQALIGDPELILLDEPTAGIDPSNAKTIRDLIAEQRVKSKFLISSHNLDELEKLCDQVLYLDKGVLQQSISIQDHSDQHEFLTLTMKPMSMKKVISALNTVNQVETIEQTSQHELVLQYQPNSGVELEIQLLQCLYQHGLQYQSIYKGKRLEDKLFS, encoded by the coding sequence ATGAGCCTGATTACTGCCAATTCTCTCAGTAAACATTACGGAGCAAACAAGGCTCTTAATAACGTTAGTTTTGAAATCGAACATGGATTACCAACGGCACTAGTTGGACCTAATGGCGCAGGTAAAACGACTCTTTTTAAATTGATATGCGGTTTTATGGCTCCGACATCCGGAGAGATTCAAATTTTAGGTCAAAAACCAGGAAGTAATCCATTGATAGGCAAGATGTCTGCCCTACCTCAAGATTGCTTACTAGATCCAAACTTATCCATCGCAGCACAATTGACTCAATTTGGGCAATTACAAGGTTTGAGTCTTTCTCAAGCGAAACTTGAAGCCTCAAGAGTATTAGACGTTGTAGAGCTCAGTGACGCCATAAAGGAAAAGCCTACTGCATTAAGCCATGGTATGGCTAAACGAGTTGCCATAGCTCAAGCACTAATTGGTGATCCTGAACTTATTTTGCTTGATGAACCAACGGCAGGTATTGACCCTTCTAACGCAAAAACCATTCGTGACTTAATTGCCGAACAAAGGGTTAAAAGTAAGTTTTTAATCAGTTCCCATAATCTCGATGAACTAGAAAAACTGTGTGATCAAGTGTTATACCTTGATAAAGGCGTATTGCAGCAATCTATATCAATTCAAGATCACTCAGATCAGCATGAGTTTTTGACTCTTACGATGAAACCTATGTCTATGAAAAAAGTCATTTCAGCGTTAAATACGGTCAATCAAGTTGAAACGATAGAGCAAACAAGTCAACACGAACTGGTTTTACAGTATCAGCCTAATAGCGGTGTAGAACTTGAAATTCAATTACTTCAATGTCTCTACCAACATGGCTTGCAATATCAAAGTATCTATAAAGGCAAACGTTTAGAAGATAAGTTGTTTTCTTAG
- a CDS encoding cold-shock protein, producing MAKTTGTVKWFNSDKGFGFIEQESGPDVFVHFRAILSDGFKTLEEGQKVEFNVTQGQKGPQAEEVSVIG from the coding sequence ATGGCAAAGACTACTGGTACCGTTAAATGGTTCAACTCTGACAAAGGTTTTGGTTTCATCGAGCAAGAATCAGGTCCAGATGTATTCGTTCACTTCCGCGCTATCCTTTCTGATGGTTTCAAAACTCTTGAAGAAGGCCAAAAAGTTGAGTTCAACGTAACTCAAGGTCAAAAAGGTCCTCAAGCTGAAGAAGTAAGCGTAATCGGTTAA